One Archangium violaceum genomic window, GCTCCGCCCCCAGGTCTGTCCCACCTCGCATCCCTCCCAGGCCGTGTCCATCCTCACGCCCCGCGCACCGGGTCGCGCGCCCGTGTGTTCTCCAGGCGCCCCGCGCGGGGGCGGAAATGGGCGGCGGAACGGTAGAAGTTTCAGCCCGGCTCTGGTGCTTTTTACAGTCCCCCCTCGCGGCCCCCCGCACCAGGGAATGAGGGGATATGCGCCGATAGTGCCCTACAGGGAGGGGCTTTCAGCCACTTCTCGACGCGGTAAGTCCGCGAATCGCTTTCCAACGTGTCGGCATGAACATGGCATGGGAAGTGAGTGCCGTGGAACCCACCTTCCATCCGAGTTGCGCCTGCCTGACTCCGCACCCGGAGATCGCGGAGTGCCCCACCGTCTTGCGGGGAACCTCCGAGGTCCGTCCACCCCTGGCACCCACGCTGCCCCCCTCTCGTGAGCGGGGGGAGAAGCTCGTGGGCCAGCGCTTCGGCAGCTTCGTGTCCCGGCGCGAGTTGGGGCGCGGGGGCATGGGCACGGTGCTGCTCGCCGAGCACGTCCTCATCCCCAAGCGCGTGGCGGTGAAGGTGCTGCACCGCCACCTGGCCGAGGAGCCGGAGCTCGTCGCGCGCTTCCTCGCCGAGGCGCGCGCCATGAGCCTCGTGCAGCACGAGAACGTCGTCACCGTCTACGACCTCGACACCCGCGAGGGCCGCCCCTACTTCGTCATGGAGTACCTGGAGGGGCAGAGCCTGGCCGCCTTCGCGCGCGGGCCGCTCGAGCCGGCGCTGGTGGTGGAGCTGCTCGCCCAGGTGTGTGATGCGCTCGGCGCGGCGCACGCGCACGGCATCATCCACCGCGACCTCAAGCCCGCCAATGTCTTCCTCACGCCGGGCCCCCACGGGCGCCACCGGGTGAAGCTGCTCGACTTCGGCATCGCCAAGCGGCTCGTCCGGCTCGACGGGGAGACGCCCACCCGCACCGGCGTGCTCATGGGCACTCCCGAGTTCATGGCGCCCGAGCAGTGCGGCGGCAAGGACGTGGACGCGCGCACGGACCTCTACGCGGTGGGGGTGCTCGGCTATCTGCTGCTCACCGGCGCCGCGCCCTTCAGCGGCAGCAACGCGGCCGAAATCCTCGTGGCCCACCTGCAGCGGGCCCCGCGCCCGCTCCACGAGGTGCGCCCGGGGATTCCACCCGCGCTCTCCGCGGTGCTGATGCGCGCGCTCGCCAAGCATCCCGATGCGCGCTACGCCACCGCCGCCGAGCTGCGCGCCGCGCTGGAGGCCAGCATCTCCCGGGCGCGCACGCCCGCGCCGCTGCCGCCCACCGTGGGCTTCACCGCGCGCGTCCCGGTGCATGGCTCGCTGGGCGTTCGCGAGTACCCCTGCGAGCGCGTGGGCCGTACCGGTCTCTTCCTGCGCACCGGCGAGGAGCCGCCCCCCCTGCGCTCCGACGTGTCGTTGCTGCTGCGGCTGCCCGGGGGCGAGCTGCAGTGCACCGGCCAGGTGGTGCGTCACGTGACGGCCGAGCAGGCCCGGGCGTGGAACATGGCCCCGGGCTTCGGCGTGGAGCTGCGCGACACCACGGCCTCCTTCCAGCAGACGTTCGCCCGGCTGCTCGCGGGGGAGCCGACCCCGGTGCCCACGCCTCCTCCCGCGCCCCAGGATGATGCCCGCGCCGAGCCCCTGCTGCGCGAGTTCCGCCAGCGCCTCTCCGGGGACCACTACGCCGTGCTGGGCATCCCCCGGGACGCGGACGCCGACAGGGTGCGCGCCCACGCGCGCGAGTGCCGCAACCGGCTCGAGCCGCTGCTCGCGCTCCCCCTGTCTCCCGGCCAGCGCGCCCTCGTGCAGCGCGCCCTCTCCCGGGTGGCCCAGGCGCTGCTCGTGCTCGGCCACCTGGAGCGGCGCGTGGAGTACGACGCGGAGCTGCGCAACCTGGAAGGGGTGATGCGCTGCCTCGCCGCCGGCCTCACCGTCACCACCCTGGAGGCGTGCCGCCAGCGCTTCCTCGCGCGCCACCCGGAGATCGGCGGCCACTCGGCGCTGCACCTCGCCTCCGGGGATGCCTTCCGAGCCGCCAACCGCCTGCCCGAGGCCCTGTCCTCCTACGAGGCCGCCCTCCGCGTGGATCCGCTCCACCTCGAGGCGCTCAGGCGCTGGCATGCCCTTCGAGTCAGGCTCCGGAGCAATGCGTCGCCCGCGACCCACCGTTAGGATGGGTCCCCGCGCATGGCCTCCGATCCTTCCGACCTCGATGACAAGCTTCCCACCCAGGGCCGCTTCAACCGCTTCCGCAAACTCGCCGGCCTCTCCGCCCAACTCAGCGCGGACGTCCTGAAGAGCGGGGCGAAGCGGCTCGTCGGCCAGGAGCCGGAGCTGCTCAGCAAGGCCGCCGCCGAGAAGCTCGTCTCCACCCTGGGGGAGCTCAAGGGCGCCGCCATGAAGCTCGGCCAGGCCGTGTCCATGGACACGGAGCTGCTCTCCCCCGAGGTGCGTCAGGTCATCGCCCGCCTGCAGAACGAGGCTCCGCCCATGCCCTACGAGGTGGTGGCGCGTGTCATCCGCGAGGAGCTGGGGGACGCCCCGGAGGCCCTCTTCCGCGAGCTCGACACGGCGCCGCTCGCCTCCGCCTCACTGGGCCAGGTGCACCGCGCCGTGCTGCACGACGGCCGCCCCGTGGCCGTGAAGGTGCAATACCCCGGCATCGCCCAGACGCTCACCGGTGACATGGACAACCTGGGCCTGGTGGTGAAGACCGTCTCCAAGGCCTCGCGCCTCGCCGACGGCACCGCCTACTTCCGCGAGCTGCGCGACGAGCTGCTCCTGGAAACGGACTATCTGCGCGAGGCCGCGCTGTGCACCGCCTTCGCCCGCGGCGTGACGCGCCTGCCGGACCTGAAGGTGCCCGAGGTCATCACCGAGCGGACCACCGGGCGCGTGCTCACGCTGGAGCTGCTCCAGGGCCGCACCCTCAAGGACTGGGTCGTCTCCACTCCCTCCGCCGAGGAGCGCTACCGCGTGGCGCGCCAGCTCATCCTCGCCATCTACGGGCCCTTCTTCACCGCCGGGGAGATGCACGCGGATCCACACCCGGGCAACTTCATGGTGCTCGAGGATGGACGGCTGGGGCTGCTCGACTTCGGCTCCATCAAGCGCTTCTCCCCTCGCTTCGTGGACGCCAACCGGCGCATGTTCGTGCACGCCATGCGGCTGGAGCCCATGGACGTGCTCGGCCTGAGCCGCGAGGTGGGCTTCACCACGGAGCTGCCGGACGCGGAGGCCACGGAGCTCATCCAGGAGATTCTGCACATCGCCGGACGGCCCATGCGCTCGGCGCCCTACGACTACGCGGCGTGCTCCATCACGCGCGACATGAAGCTGCACTTCGCGCGCAACGCCGCCCGCTTCCTGAAGATCCGCCCACCCGCCGAGGCGGTGATGTTCTTCCGCTCCACCGGAGGACTGGCGCAGAACCTGCGGCTCATCGGGGCGCAGGGGGACTTCCGCCGCGTGTACCAGGAAGTCGCCGCGCTCCTGTGAGCGGCACCCTCTCCCGAGGGGAGAGGGTGTAGGGGATCAGCGGGCGCTCGCCGCGGGCGGCAGCCGGCTCTTCTTGTAGATGCTGATCAGCTTGCGGGCCAACGACTCGCCCTGGACGCTCTTGGAGATGTAGCCGTCCGCTCCCGAGGCCAGCGCGAGCGAGCGCAGCTTGGACTCGTCCGACGCCGAATACAGGATGAAGCGCGTGGTGGCCGGCGCCTGGTTGCGTGCCAGCGACAGCACCTTGTCACCACTGAGCGCCGGAATGTTCACGTCCAACAGGACCAGATCCGGTTCCGCATTGCGCACCAGGTTGGAGACGCCCAGCGACGAACGGTGTGTGCGCACCTCGAAGCCGTAGGCGTGCAGCGTCCGCTCCAGAAGCATCAACTGATCGACGTCGTCGTCCACGACGAGGACACGAATCTTGTTCTCGCTCTCGGACATGAGCTCCCCTTGGATGAAGTGGCAAAGGTGGTTTGCGGAGTTCCAGGATACATCCTCATACCCGCGCTGGGAGGCCCACCCATCGTGGATGAAGGCCGTGAGGCCATAAATCCGACGTCAGCTCCCCGGGAGATGTGCAAAGCCGGTAAGAACCTTCGTGGACAAGCCCGGCGAGATGGGCAAAGCCAGGAAGATGCCACGCATTCGTGACGTCATCCGCGAGGAGGAGCGGCGCGGGGCAGCCGGACGGTGAACGTCGTGCCCTCCTCGCGCGTCGAGCGCACGTCGACGGTGCCTTCGTGCGCGGCGGTGATCTGCTGGACGATGAAGAGCCCGAGCCCCAGCCCGGAGGGCGAGCGGCCGCGCGCCATGCCCCGGCGGAAGGGCTCGAAGAGATCGGGCAGCAGCTCGGCGGGGATGGGCTCACCCGCGTTGTGCACCTCCAGGCGGACGTGCTCCCCCTCGTCGTGGAGGGACAGCGTCACGGGTGTCTCCTGGGGGCTGTAGTCGAGGGCGTTCTTGAGGAGGTTGCCGAGCAGCTGGGCCAGCCGATCCGGATCCCACTCGCCATGCAGATCGCCCCGGACCTTCAGCCGGAGCTCGCGCGCCGGGTGGGCCACCTCCACCTCGCCCACCACGCGGCGGCCCAGTTGCTCCAGGTCGGTCGCGGTGGGCGTGATGGGGATGCCGCCGCCCAGCCGCCCGCGCGTGAGATCGAGCAGGTCTTCAATCATCCGCGTCATCGACTCCGCGTTGAGCGCGATGCGCTGGGCGAGCCGCAGGGCGCGCTCCGGCAGCGTCTCCTGGCGCAGGAGCAGGTCCGCCGACAGGTTGATGATGCTCAGGGGATTGCGCAGATCATGGCTGACGATGCCGAGGAAGCGCTCACGGAACTCGGCCGTCTGGCGCAGCCGCTCCTCGAAGCGCTTGCGCTCGGTGATGTCCACCACCGCCGTGGCGATCATGAGGGTGCGGCCCTCGCGGTCCTTCACCGGGTTGTAGCTCACCAGGTAGTGGCCGAGCTCTCCTCCACGGCCGGCCGTGGGAACCTGGAGCTCCACGTTGGTCACCGGCTCGCCGGTCTCGAAGACACGCTGATAGTTGGGCGCGTTGGAGGGGGCGATGCGCGGGACGACCTCCCACACGGTGCGCCCGAGCGTCTGCTCCACGGGGACGCCGTTGATGGCGGCGAGCGCACGGTTGATGCGCACGTAGCGCAAATCCCTGTCGAGGAAGGACAGGCCCACGGGCGCGGTGGCCAGCAGCGTGTCCAACAGCGCCAGGGCCTCCTCGCGCTCCTTGGCCAGGGCGCGCCGCATGGCCACGTCCCGCGTGGACAGCACCGCGCCGCGCAGGGAGCCGTCGGGCCAGCGCAGGGGCCGGGCCGCGGCGGAGATGGGCAGCCGCGTGCCATCCGGACGGTGGATCCAGAACACCTCGTCCCGCACGAACTCGCCCTGGAGCGCGCGGTAGAGCGGCGCCTGCTCCAGGCGCAGCGGACGGCCCTCCTCGTCGGACAGCCCGTAGGTCTCCACCCACTCCAGCGCGGACACCTCCTTCAGGGACCGCCCATGTTGGCGCTCGGCCTCGGGGTTGAAGAGGCGCAGCACGCCCTGGGCATCCGCCATGATGATGCCGTCGCCGCTCTGGGCGATGATGTTCCGGAGGAGGGTCCGTTGCTCCTCGGCCTCGGCTCGGGCCGAGCGCTCGCGCTCCAACAGCGCGGACCGTTCCACCTCCGCCTTTCGGAGCGCCTCTTCCCGCCCGCGCTCGGACTCGGCGACGGCGTCCGCCATGGCGAGGTCGATGCCCTGGTGGAAACGCCTGTTCTCCGCGAGGTCGAGCGTACCGCCCGCCTCCTGCAACAGCTCGAGGATGCAGTCCCTCAGGAGGCCGTACTCGCGGACGATCTGCGTGACGTCGTAGCCGAGGCCCCGTCGCTGGGCGCGGTGCTCCGCCGCGCTGTCGCGCACCTGCTCTCGAGGGTGGCCGTGAAGCAGCTCCAGCAGCTCATCGAGCAGCACCGGGAACGTGTCGATGACAACGGAGCGCGTCCTCCCTTCCATGGGGAAGTGGGTTCGCACCGTGCGCTCGAACCGCTCCAGGATGTCATCGCGTCGCAGGGCGAGGAGGTCGGCCAGTGCACCCATGGGGCGGCAGCTAGCCACGGCGCACGCCTTCGTGCCAGCACGGCGCGCGTTTTCCCGACAATGGACTATTGCTTCACCTCGCAGTACAGCTCACCCGCCGTGCGCTCGTCATCGTCGGAGGCGCGGAACTCGGGCGGGCCGTACCGCTCCGCGCCGTCCCTGGCCTCCAGCAGCTCCGCCATGGCCTCCTTCGGGCCGTAGGGCTTGCCCCACTGCCTGACACACTCTTCCAGGTCGGCCTTCAGCTCGGCGGCGGTGGCGTAGCGCTCCGAGGGATCGCGACGCAGCAGCTTGCGGAAGATGGACCGCAGGGGCTCGGACACGTTTTGCGTCATCTGCTCGACGTACTCGGGACGAACGACCGCGGCACGGCGGGACAGATCCTCCACCGACGTCCAGCACTCCACCTCCGCCAACCACTCCTCGCTGAGCTCGTTCATGGGGAAGCCCGGGGGCAGCAGCGCGGCGGCCTGCTCCAGCTCGTCCGTGGCATAGAGCTGCAGGCCGGTGGCCATCTCCACGAGCACGAGGCCCAACGAGAAGAGATCGGCGCGGGCATCCACCACCACATACACGTTGGGAGGATACAGGTACTCCGGAGCGGCGAAGTCGACCTCTCCCCGGAGGATGTACGGGTTGGTCGACTCGCGGCCGATCAGCCGTGAGTACGCCGACACGAACTTCGTCAGCATCACCTGACCGTCATGTCTCAGGAGGACGCTATAGGGATCGATGCTGCGGTGGATGACGCCCAGGGGCCTGCCCTCCGCGTCCGTGAGGGTATGCACGTGGGACAGGATGTCGGCCAGCCCCAGGGCCACGTAGACGATGAAGGACTCGGACATCAGCTGCTGGCGCATGCAGCCGTAGTGACCGGCCATGTTCAGGCTGAAGCCGGACACGTAATCCGTGACGAGATACCTGTAGCCGTTCCGCTTGAACATGCCATGGAAGCGGGGAATGCCCGGATGGGACATCCGCATGTACAGCTCCGCCTCCTCCTTCATGCGCCTGTGGCTCGACAGCGAGGCATCGGGCTCCAACGTCGCGATCTCCACCAACGGGGCCTCCTTGAACCCGGTGCGAGGCAGGCACAGGTACACCGTCCGCTCGCCAGGGCCCAGGACCAGCCTCTGGAGCACCACGTAGTCGGTATTCCCGTGGGAGAACAGGATGGAAGGCTTGCGGAACCGGGAGTAATACCTGTCGTAGATAGACATTGAACAGACTCCTCCCCTGGCGGCGAACGCGCACAGGTGAAAATGCGTCGGGTGAAGACATCCGGAATGACGCGATGTTGATGGGGACCTTACCGCAGAGATAAACCCGATGTGAATGACCTGGGAGGTTGACCAGGGGTTACCTGTCCCAGCACAACAGGCATCACCGGGGAAACGGCTGTGTTTACGGGAAGTTCACTCCGCGCACGGTGAGGATTCCCGTGCCGTCCGCCGCACTCACTTCGAGCAGGAAGGGGCCCCGCGCCTGCTCGGAGGTGGCCTCCGCCTCCACGACCACGCGGTCCTGTGCCTGGGGGGAAAGCGGCCCGGGCTGCCACACGCGGAGCACCCGCGGCCGGACGCCCTCCGGGCCCACCAGCCGCGCTCCCTCCGCCGTCCAGGCCTGGGTGCCCGTGTTGTTCACATACAACTCCACCACCACCCGCTTTCCCCGGTGGGCGCGGTAGCTCCAGGCCTGCCGCACCGCGAGGACTTCGCTGGGGTGTTGGGTGAGGTCCTCCGTGATGTCCCGCACCGCGAGCCCATGGCCTCTACCCACCAGCCCGGCGGCGAACAGGTCCACGAGGCCCTCGGGAGGCCTCCCCTCCGCCTGGGTGCGCGCCAGTTCCACCTCGCACCGTTCGGCCCGCTCGCGTTCCCGCTGGACCGCCTGCTCGCACGCTTCGCCGGAGCGGGGCCGACGGGACACGTCCACCTGCTGCTCGGCCTGGAGGGGGTGCACCACCAGCCGGACGGTGGCCCCTTCGGGCGCCGCGCCGTCCGCGAAGCGCATCGTCAGCAACAGCTCCCTGCCCGGTGGCAGCGAACTCGAGGGGAGGAGCGTTACCACTCCGACGGCCTCGTCCACTGTCACAGAGAGGAAGTGCTCGCGCTCCTCCACCGACACCCCGTCGCGTTGCAGGGGCGTATGGAGCACGAAGGTGGTGGTGCGGTGGGGGCTGATGCGCACCGCGTGGTTCTGCCCCGTGCCCTCGGCTGTCAGCTCCAGGTGGCGTACGCCCACCCCGTCCCGCTCTTCAGTCGCGGGTTGGCCGGTGATGGGCGTTGCGGTGAGAAACGCGAGCAGCAGGGGCGTGACGAGCGGGGCGGTCATGGGGGGGGATAACCTCCGGAGTGACCCAGAGTAGCAAGGACCTCCGACGTAGGTCCCCGGCTTCCTCCCTCGGTATCCGCTGTCCGGCCCGTTCGCCGCTCGTGTCCTACTCGAAGCGCTTCACCGGGTAGAGGAACGCGCTGCCTCTGACGATGGCGGTGTCCGGCTCGCTCCCGGGCCGCATCATCCCCCAACTCGTGGTTGACCCTCCCCGCGTCACCACCGTGCAGACGGAGTACGTGTGACCGTCGGGCGTGTGGGCCCGGGTGAAGCGGCCGAACACCTCCTTCTCCCCGAAGAGGATCTCCCCGGAGAAGAACGTGCCGATCGGCAGCTTTCCCCAGTTCTCGTCCAGAACCAGCGTGGCCGGGCCCGGGCGCACGGTGGTGATCGGCTCGCTCCCGGGAATCGAAACGATCCCGGACCAGTCATGGCCCGGCGCCTCGAGCTCCAACTCCTTCATGGTCCGCGCCGCGTCGGGCGGGCACTCGGCGGGGGCGGGCGTGGGCCGCACCTGTGCGGTGGTGGGACCGGCGCATCCGGCGGCGAGGGCGGTGCAGGTCAGGAGCGCTCCCGCCTTGCCGGCCGGGGTGCTCGATTCCTTCTGGGACGTCTTCCGTGAGGTCTTCACGTGCGTGTCCTTGGGGGGCGTCGCACGGGCGACGGGCGCAGGGGTTGCCGCCTCTCGAGGCGCTGCGCCTCCGTCACCTT contains:
- a CDS encoding serine/threonine protein kinase, producing the protein MSIYDRYYSRFRKPSILFSHGNTDYVVLQRLVLGPGERTVYLCLPRTGFKEAPLVEIATLEPDASLSSHRRMKEEAELYMRMSHPGIPRFHGMFKRNGYRYLVTDYVSGFSLNMAGHYGCMRQQLMSESFIVYVALGLADILSHVHTLTDAEGRPLGVIHRSIDPYSVLLRHDGQVMLTKFVSAYSRLIGRESTNPYILRGEVDFAAPEYLYPPNVYVVVDARADLFSLGLVLVEMATGLQLYATDELEQAAALLPPGFPMNELSEEWLAEVECWTSVEDLSRRAAVVRPEYVEQMTQNVSEPLRSIFRKLLRRDPSERYATAAELKADLEECVRQWGKPYGPKEAMAELLEARDGAERYGPPEFRASDDDERTAGELYCEVKQ
- a CDS encoding ABC1 kinase family protein, yielding MASDPSDLDDKLPTQGRFNRFRKLAGLSAQLSADVLKSGAKRLVGQEPELLSKAAAEKLVSTLGELKGAAMKLGQAVSMDTELLSPEVRQVIARLQNEAPPMPYEVVARVIREELGDAPEALFRELDTAPLASASLGQVHRAVLHDGRPVAVKVQYPGIAQTLTGDMDNLGLVVKTVSKASRLADGTAYFRELRDELLLETDYLREAALCTAFARGVTRLPDLKVPEVITERTTGRVLTLELLQGRTLKDWVVSTPSAEERYRVARQLILAIYGPFFTAGEMHADPHPGNFMVLEDGRLGLLDFGSIKRFSPRFVDANRRMFVHAMRLEPMDVLGLSREVGFTTELPDAEATELIQEILHIAGRPMRSAPYDYAACSITRDMKLHFARNAARFLKIRPPAEAVMFFRSTGGLAQNLRLIGAQGDFRRVYQEVAALL
- a CDS encoding serine/threonine-protein kinase, which translates into the protein MEPTFHPSCACLTPHPEIAECPTVLRGTSEVRPPLAPTLPPSRERGEKLVGQRFGSFVSRRELGRGGMGTVLLAEHVLIPKRVAVKVLHRHLAEEPELVARFLAEARAMSLVQHENVVTVYDLDTREGRPYFVMEYLEGQSLAAFARGPLEPALVVELLAQVCDALGAAHAHGIIHRDLKPANVFLTPGPHGRHRVKLLDFGIAKRLVRLDGETPTRTGVLMGTPEFMAPEQCGGKDVDARTDLYAVGVLGYLLLTGAAPFSGSNAAEILVAHLQRAPRPLHEVRPGIPPALSAVLMRALAKHPDARYATAAELRAALEASISRARTPAPLPPTVGFTARVPVHGSLGVREYPCERVGRTGLFLRTGEEPPPLRSDVSLLLRLPGGELQCTGQVVRHVTAEQARAWNMAPGFGVELRDTTASFQQTFARLLAGEPTPVPTPPPAPQDDARAEPLLREFRQRLSGDHYAVLGIPRDADADRVRAHARECRNRLEPLLALPLSPGQRALVQRALSRVAQALLVLGHLERRVEYDAELRNLEGVMRCLAAGLTVTTLEACRQRFLARHPEIGGHSALHLASGDAFRAANRLPEALSSYEAALRVDPLHLEALRRWHALRVRLRSNASPATHR
- a CDS encoding sensor histidine kinase — translated: MGALADLLALRRDDILERFERTVRTHFPMEGRTRSVVIDTFPVLLDELLELLHGHPREQVRDSAAEHRAQRRGLGYDVTQIVREYGLLRDCILELLQEAGGTLDLAENRRFHQGIDLAMADAVAESERGREEALRKAEVERSALLERERSARAEAEEQRTLLRNIIAQSGDGIIMADAQGVLRLFNPEAERQHGRSLKEVSALEWVETYGLSDEEGRPLRLEQAPLYRALQGEFVRDEVFWIHRPDGTRLPISAAARPLRWPDGSLRGAVLSTRDVAMRRALAKEREEALALLDTLLATAPVGLSFLDRDLRYVRINRALAAINGVPVEQTLGRTVWEVVPRIAPSNAPNYQRVFETGEPVTNVELQVPTAGRGGELGHYLVSYNPVKDREGRTLMIATAVVDITERKRFEERLRQTAEFRERFLGIVSHDLRNPLSIINLSADLLLRQETLPERALRLAQRIALNAESMTRMIEDLLDLTRGRLGGGIPITPTATDLEQLGRRVVGEVEVAHPARELRLKVRGDLHGEWDPDRLAQLLGNLLKNALDYSPQETPVTLSLHDEGEHVRLEVHNAGEPIPAELLPDLFEPFRRGMARGRSPSGLGLGLFIVQQITAAHEGTVDVRSTREEGTTFTVRLPRAAPPRG
- a CDS encoding response regulator; translated protein: MSESENKIRVLVVDDDVDQLMLLERTLHAYGFEVRTHRSSLGVSNLVRNAEPDLVLLDVNIPALSGDKVLSLARNQAPATTRFILYSASDESKLRSLALASGADGYISKSVQGESLARKLISIYKKSRLPPAASAR
- a CDS encoding DUF2381 family protein, which gives rise to MTAPLVTPLLLAFLTATPITGQPATEERDGVGVRHLELTAEGTGQNHAVRISPHRTTTFVLHTPLQRDGVSVEEREHFLSVTVDEAVGVVTLLPSSSLPPGRELLLTMRFADGAAPEGATVRLVVHPLQAEQQVDVSRRPRSGEACEQAVQRERERAERCEVELARTQAEGRPPEGLVDLFAAGLVGRGHGLAVRDITEDLTQHPSEVLAVRQAWSYRAHRGKRVVVELYVNNTGTQAWTAEGARLVGPEGVRPRVLRVWQPGPLSPQAQDRVVVEAEATSEQARGPFLLEVSAADGTGILTVRGVNFP